One window of Cystobacter fuscus DSM 2262 genomic DNA carries:
- a CDS encoding PaaI family thioesterase, which translates to MSDAETYPSQEQLDRYAEQFNQSLTLKHFGARMSFPGGQKVVVTAEVRPEHRGGLGADAVNGGVISALFDFVIGSTPALRDPTRRAATVQLSISFERPLRGDFLRAEATIDTMGSTTVFASARMYDAQGVVCARCQGVVQVSRMKWASGESPAVN; encoded by the coding sequence ATGTCCGACGCAGAGACCTACCCCTCGCAAGAGCAACTCGATCGCTACGCCGAACAGTTCAACCAGAGCCTGACGCTGAAGCACTTCGGTGCCCGGATGAGCTTTCCCGGCGGCCAGAAGGTCGTCGTCACCGCCGAGGTCCGCCCCGAGCACCGCGGCGGCCTGGGCGCTGACGCCGTCAATGGCGGCGTCATCTCGGCCCTCTTCGACTTCGTCATCGGCAGCACGCCCGCCCTGAGGGATCCCACCCGCCGCGCCGCCACCGTGCAGCTCTCCATCAGCTTCGAGCGCCCCCTGCGCGGCGATTTCCTGCGCGCCGAGGCCACCATCGACACCATGGGCTCCACCACCGTCTTCGCCTCCGCGCGCATGTACGACGCCCAGGGCGTGGTGTGCGCCCGCTGCCAGGGCGTGGTCCAGGTGTCCCGGATGAAGTGGGCCTCGGGAGAGAGTCCGGCCGTCAACTGA